Genomic DNA from Marinobacter sp. LV10MA510-1:
TTCGACAGCCCCTACTTCCTGGCGGAGGACACCGCGATCGACTTCGATCCCAGCCACGACTGGCAGAACGGCGATGTCATCCCCCGCCGGCTCGTTCGACAGCCGGAAGGCTCCCGGGGCGACATCACCGTGCTAGGTGAGGGGCGCTGGAACGATGGCTACTGGGACGTAACCCTCTCCCGCCGCCTGGATACCGGCAATCCACTGGACGACAAGATCCTGCACGACCAAGGGCTCTATACGGCAGCCTTCGCGGTACACCGCAACGCTACCGGGGGACGCTGGCACCTCGTCTCTCTGCCAGTCTCGCTGGGCCTGGGGCGTGATGCCGATCTTACGGCTATTCCGTTCCAGGGCAGGACGCCAGACTGGGCGGATGACTGGAAGGAGGTGACCCTTTTCTACCCCGGGCAGGTAAACTGGCCATTGTTGGTCAGCCGCGCCCACGCGGGCGCACCTGACATCGCCGAGGGTACCCCGGTTCGCGCCCGGCACAGCGAACGTCAGCTGGCGATCTACGGCGTAGAGATGGAGTTTAACGACGCCATCATCCGCCAGTGGATCCTGACCCTGATCGCCGGACTGATCGCCATGTTCGGCGTGGTGGTCGCGTTGCTCCCAGCCTTCCGCAACACCTCCAACAACCGCAAAGGAGAACCATCATGAGCGGCTTGCACCATATGCTTGTTCACTTCCCCCTGGGCTTCTGGGCACTCGCCACTCTGATGATCCTGATCGGCGCCCTGCTGCCCGGCCGGATGGCCGAACTCAGCCGCGCTGCCCTGTTGCCGGTGCTGGTACTGAGCCTGTTGGCCGCCCTGGTTGCCATCGCCAGCGGCCTCCTGGTCTGGCCCATCGAAGCCAGCACCTCCAGCCCCTTGGCTCGCAACCACATTCTCACGGCGCTCTGGTCACTGGGTGTCTTCACCATGTTGACCGTGCTCGTCTGGCGGGCGGGCAGCGCGGCCTTTGACGGCGCCAGGCGCTGGGTACTGCTGCTGCTGGCGTTGATCGGCATCTCAATCTTGGCCACGACCGGCACCATCGGTGGCCACTTGGTGGGGGCAACGACCCAGTTCTCCGAACTGCTGAAACTGTTCGGCTGGGACGTATACCACACCTTCTTCGTGCCGACCTGGGTAATCGCCGTGATGGTGCTCATCGGAATCGTCTGTGCCGTTTTGGGCCTCAAGGGGCGACGGGCAGCCCTCTGATCCAACTCGAAGCACTCGAAGCGTGAACAGGCGCTTGTAGCGATAAGGGGACAGATTTGAAATCTGTCCCCCAGGAAAATCTAGAGGGGACGGATTTGAAATCCGTCCCCGGGAGTGCCTCAGCTAGTCCGCTAAACTATCCAGCGCCTGCTCCAGATCCGCAATCAAATCCCCCGCATCCTCAAGCCCCACTGACAATCGCAGTAAGCCATCGCTGATTCCCCTTTGTGCCCGGCCTTCGGGTGTCAGGCGGTAGTGGCTGGTGGCGATTGGCTGGCTGACGAGGCTTTCGACGCCGCCCAGGCTGCGGCTAGCAGGAAGACTTGCAGGTGGTCTTCGACACATTCTGCGGCTTTGCCGCCGCCGACTACATCAATGCTGAGCATGCCGCCGAAGCCGTGCATTTGTTGTTTAGCGAGTTCTGCGCTGGACATGAAGGCGCCGGCGGTTAAGTCGCTGTTGCCGAAGATACTCGCTGACCGTGGGGCGGCTGACGCCGCAGGCCGCTGCAATCTGTCGGTTGCTCAGCCCTCGCTCCCATTTGAGGCGGAGGACTTCTTTGATCTTACGCATGGATAACCTCTTCGCAGGCATCTGGTCTTCTCCGGATGAAAAGACTCAGAGTACCGTTAAGTTATCCCGCGCCGGACGGTTTCGATGGGGTGAGTCAGACAGCCTGCCGGGGTGGCAGCGTTGCCGTGGAATCAATGGCAGCTTTCGCGTGGAATGGGTGGCAGGCTTCGTCTGGAATCAGTGGCAACCTTGGTCTGGAATACGCAGCGCGTCAGGGTTTGCCACCAATTTTTCCGATAGTGTTGTACAACGGTTCTCGACGCTGGTCAGCCCGTCAGGATATTTACGACATGGTGCAAAGTAGGGGACGGATTTCAAATCCGTCCCCGGTTTAGATCTGCAGCAGCCAGCCACACCTTCGTTACTACCTGATTGACGAAGGGCGCTATACTGATGAAG
This window encodes:
- a CDS encoding DUF2231 domain-containing protein; the encoded protein is MSGLHHMLVHFPLGFWALATLMILIGALLPGRMAELSRAALLPVLVLSLLAALVAIASGLLVWPIEASTSSPLARNHILTALWSLGVFTMLTVLVWRAGSAAFDGARRWVLLLLALIGISILATTGTIGGHLVGATTQFSELLKLFGWDVYHTFFVPTWVIAVMVLIGIVCAVLGLKGRRAAL
- a CDS encoding PLP-dependent transferase is translated as MGGVESLVSQPIATSHYRLTPEGRAQRGISDGLLRLSVGLEDAGDLIADLEQALDSLAD